In one Mucilaginibacter ginsenosidivorax genomic region, the following are encoded:
- a CDS encoding POT-type proton-dependent oligopeptide transporter, protein MQEKTAAQSRSIGKIPRAVPFIIGNEFAERFSFYGMRSILAVFLVHQFFSHENSVEANAHSNSINHMFSTLVYATPLLGAILADWFFGKYRVILIGSLIYTIGHFLLSMFDTNLAGFQTGLIIIAFSAGAIKSCVSANVGDQFDHSNQHLMSTIYSWFYFSINAGSMVSLFLIPLIYDKFGAAWAFGVPGILMALATLIFFSGSKSYVKLPAKGINKDNFVSVSFYTLMCKLSPKAPGTAWEQAEAKYGYDKVDGIKAVWRIMAVFAFIPVFWSLWDMNSAEWVLQSTQLDLNLGIFGWKILPSQIQTVNAVFLLAMIPLFNFFLYPLATKLGLKLTPLRKIGFGLLVTAGSFLIIALLQEKVDKGLHPSVWWQIFAYAILSAGEVLVSLVGLEYAYTQSPVSMKSTMTAIWYFTYSVGSFFNTIVNNSIANHGYFARFTGASFFWLFTGICLGFFVVFLFVSPRLREKAYLVDDVLAKGLDIHDDKVTPIHPDNPIV, encoded by the coding sequence ATGCAGGAAAAAACAGCAGCACAATCACGATCGATAGGTAAAATTCCAAGGGCAGTACCATTCATTATAGGCAATGAATTTGCAGAGCGTTTCAGTTTTTACGGAATGCGGAGTATCCTGGCTGTTTTTTTAGTTCACCAGTTTTTCAGCCATGAAAATTCGGTTGAAGCCAATGCCCACTCCAATAGTATCAACCATATGTTTTCTACCCTGGTTTATGCTACACCCCTGCTTGGAGCCATCCTTGCCGACTGGTTTTTTGGCAAATACCGCGTTATCCTCATCGGGTCGCTTATTTATACCATCGGGCACTTCCTTTTATCAATGTTTGATACCAACCTGGCCGGCTTCCAAACCGGCTTAATTATTATAGCATTTTCTGCAGGCGCCATCAAATCGTGCGTATCGGCCAACGTTGGCGATCAGTTTGACCATAGCAATCAACACCTCATGAGCACCATTTACAGCTGGTTTTACTTCAGCATCAATGCAGGCTCGATGGTAAGCTTATTCCTGATCCCTTTAATTTACGATAAATTTGGCGCCGCCTGGGCATTTGGCGTACCGGGTATATTAATGGCATTGGCCACTTTAATATTTTTCTCGGGCAGCAAAAGCTATGTAAAGCTTCCGGCCAAGGGCATTAACAAAGATAATTTTGTATCAGTAAGCTTTTACACGTTAATGTGTAAGCTAAGCCCAAAAGCACCGGGAACAGCCTGGGAACAAGCCGAAGCCAAATACGGGTATGATAAAGTTGATGGCATTAAAGCTGTTTGGCGCATTATGGCTGTATTTGCTTTTATCCCGGTTTTTTGGTCGTTATGGGATATGAATAGTGCCGAGTGGGTACTGCAATCTACCCAGCTCGATTTAAACCTGGGTATTTTTGGCTGGAAAATTCTGCCATCTCAAATACAAACAGTAAACGCAGTTTTCCTGTTGGCAATGATACCGCTCTTCAATTTCTTTTTGTATCCGTTAGCAACAAAACTGGGCTTAAAGCTAACCCCGCTTCGTAAAATAGGCTTTGGTTTATTGGTTACCGCGGGTAGCTTTTTAATCATCGCCTTACTACAGGAAAAGGTTGATAAAGGCTTGCATCCTTCTGTTTGGTGGCAAATTTTTGCTTATGCCATATTATCAGCAGGCGAAGTATTGGTTTCATTAGTAGGGCTGGAATACGCATATACCCAATCGCCAGTATCAATGAAGAGCACCATGACCGCTATCTGGTATTTTACTTACTCGGTAGGCTCGTTCTTCAATACCATTGTTAATAACAGTATTGCAAACCATGGCTATTTTGCCCGCTTTACAGGTGCATCTTTCTTTTGGTTATTCACAGGCATCTGCCTTGGCTTTTTTGTAGTGTTTCTTTTTGTAAGCCCGAGATTAAGGGAGAAAGCTTACCTGGTAGATGATGTATTAGCCAAAGGATTGGATATTCATGACGATAAAGTAACTCCAATTCATCCTGATAACCCAATTGTATAA
- a CDS encoding polyprenol monophosphomannose synthase — MPDSIIIIPTYNEKENIERMIRKIFYLPHDFHLLIIDDGSPDGTNVIVKNLMNVYPEQLFIVERAGKQGLGTAYIHGFKWAIARHYDYIFEMDADFSHNPDDLLKLRQACIDGADAAIGSRYSTGVNVVNWPMSRVLMSYFASVYVRFITGIDVADSTAGFMCYKRKVLETIELDKIKFVGYAFQIEMKYTTVKHGFKLVEVPIIFINRTLGTSKMSSGIFGEAIFGVIKMKLNSIFRKYPEG, encoded by the coding sequence GTGCCAGATAGTATTATAATTATACCAACTTATAACGAGAAGGAGAATATTGAGCGGATGATCCGTAAAATATTTTACCTCCCGCATGATTTTCATTTGCTCATCATCGATGACGGATCGCCGGACGGCACCAACGTCATCGTTAAAAATTTAATGAACGTATACCCCGAGCAGCTTTTTATAGTAGAGCGGGCGGGGAAACAGGGCTTAGGCACTGCGTACATTCATGGTTTTAAATGGGCTATTGCGCGCCATTACGACTATATTTTTGAAATGGATGCCGATTTCTCGCACAACCCGGATGATTTGCTAAAACTGCGGCAAGCCTGTATTGATGGGGCCGATGCAGCTATCGGTTCGCGCTATAGTACAGGGGTAAACGTGGTAAACTGGCCCATGAGCCGGGTACTCATGAGTTATTTTGCATCGGTATACGTGCGTTTTATTACCGGGATAGATGTTGCCGATTCGACAGCCGGATTCATGTGCTACAAACGCAAGGTACTGGAAACCATCGAGCTTGATAAGATAAAATTCGTGGGCTACGCCTTCCAGATCGAAATGAAATACACCACGGTTAAACATGGCTTTAAACTGGTAGAAGTACCCATTATATTCATCAACCGCACCCTTGGCACATCCAAAATGTCGTCGGGCATATTTGGCGAAGCTATTTTTGGCGTAATAAAAATGAAACTCAACAGCATTTTCAGGAAATACCCGGAGGGATGA